From Planifilum fimeticola, the proteins below share one genomic window:
- a CDS encoding sensor histidine kinase gives MKRPWFALKAVLTLIAMIAVISAYWTAAFFLAEAVYDRLDWRPQPLVRQLVTANTGFLLMGISMSAIAPFIRRHEKAYWQNLMNAIQRIAKGDFRVNFHVDREKRNHPMTELVTGLNDMVAQLRAMEEMRQEFISNVSHEIGSPLTSIRGFARALKNEDLSREQRMRYLDIIETECVRLSKLSENMLRLTMLESNQHSFFPAPYRLDAQLQTILLRCEPQWAEKDLDMSAELEKVVITADEDLLSQVWLNLIHNAIKFTPKGGRITIRLEREGDKAVVTVCDTGPGIRKQDQHRIFERFYKSDKSRHRAAGGSGLGLSIAKKIVEIHHGKISVHSRPGEGAAFTVELPLQSPASAQSG, from the coding sequence ATGAAACGGCCATGGTTTGCGCTGAAGGCGGTCTTGACGCTGATTGCCATGATCGCCGTCATCAGCGCGTACTGGACCGCCGCCTTTTTCCTGGCGGAGGCGGTTTACGACCGCCTGGACTGGCGGCCGCAACCCTTGGTCCGGCAGCTTGTGACGGCGAACACGGGATTCCTTCTGATGGGGATCAGCATGAGCGCGATCGCGCCGTTCATACGGAGGCACGAAAAGGCGTACTGGCAAAACTTGATGAATGCCATCCAACGGATCGCGAAGGGCGATTTTCGCGTCAATTTCCATGTGGATCGGGAGAAGCGGAATCATCCCATGACGGAACTGGTAACGGGCCTCAATGACATGGTCGCCCAATTGCGGGCGATGGAGGAGATGCGCCAGGAGTTCATCTCGAACGTGTCCCATGAGATCGGCTCTCCCCTCACTTCGATCCGCGGGTTCGCCCGGGCGCTGAAAAACGAGGATCTGAGCCGGGAGCAAAGGATGCGTTACCTGGACATCATTGAAACGGAATGCGTCCGGCTGTCCAAGTTGAGCGAGAATATGCTGCGGCTGACGATGTTGGAATCGAACCAGCATTCCTTTTTCCCCGCCCCCTATCGTCTGGATGCGCAGCTTCAGACGATCCTTCTTCGCTGCGAACCGCAGTGGGCGGAAAAAGATTTGGACATGAGCGCAGAGCTCGAAAAGGTGGTCATCACTGCCGATGAGGACCTGCTGAGTCAAGTGTGGCTGAACCTGATTCACAACGCCATCAAATTCACGCCGAAAGGGGGGAGGATCACCATCCGGCTTGAGCGCGAAGGCGACAAGGCAGTTGTCACCGTTTGCGACACCGGGCCGGGAATCAGAAAGCAGGATCAGCACCGCATCTTTGAGCGGTTTTATAAATCGGACAAATCCCGCCATCGCGCCGCCGGCGGAAGCGGTCTCGGCTTGTCGATCGCGAAGAAAATTGTTGAAATCCATCATGGAAAGATTTCGGTGCACAGCCGGCCGGGGGAAGGGGCCGCTTTCACCGTGGAGCTTCCCCTCCAATCTCCCGCCTCCGCGCAGAGCGGTTGA
- a CDS encoding YdeI/OmpD-associated family protein translates to MGEGKRNPKLDAYFDKLKQWKEEFQLLREIVLDCGLVEDFKWMHPCYTYEGKNIVLIHGFKNYCALLFHKGALLKDPRGILVQQTKNVQLARQIRFTGLEQIQKLRPVLKSYIEEAIEVEKSGLKWEPPEKAEPIPEELEKKFEEVPGLKAAFEKLTPGRQRAYLLHFSSAKKPETRLNRIEKYIPHILSGKGMND, encoded by the coding sequence ATGGGTGAAGGAAAGAGGAATCCGAAATTGGATGCCTATTTTGACAAGCTCAAGCAGTGGAAGGAAGAATTTCAGCTGCTGAGGGAGATCGTCCTGGACTGCGGGCTTGTCGAGGATTTCAAGTGGATGCATCCCTGTTATACTTATGAGGGAAAAAACATCGTGCTGATCCACGGGTTTAAGAATTACTGCGCCCTCCTGTTTCACAAGGGCGCCCTGTTAAAGGATCCCCGGGGCATCCTCGTCCAACAGACGAAAAACGTCCAGTTGGCCAGACAGATTCGGTTTACCGGCTTAGAACAAATCCAAAAACTGCGCCCGGTTTTGAAGTCCTATATCGAGGAAGCCATCGAAGTGGAAAAATCCGGACTGAAATGGGAGCCTCCCGAAAAAGCGGAGCCGATTCCGGAGGAATTGGAGAAAAAGTTTGAGGAAGTGCCGGGATTGAAAGCGGCCTTTGAAAAGCTGACGCCGGGCCGGCAGAGGGCGTATCTTCTTCATTTTTCTTCGGCCAAGAAGCCCGAAACCCGGTTGAACCGCATCGAAAAATATATCCCGCACATTTTGAGCGGAAAAGGAATGAACGATTAG
- a CDS encoding SRPBCC family protein encodes MSLKLSMDFQFTTTMEKLWSALTDSNKLSRWMVDIRSGEPMENNFKPVVGHRFQFRAQPFNGWDGIIEGEVLVVEPPTRLSYTWASGGEEHKIVWTLQDLGDGRVNLHLEQTGFSQQQGLEGARYGWGKWCGELKKVLEQG; translated from the coding sequence GTGAGCCTGAAACTGTCGATGGATTTTCAGTTTACGACGACGATGGAGAAGCTGTGGTCCGCTTTGACCGATTCAAACAAACTTTCCAGATGGATGGTCGACATTCGCAGCGGCGAGCCGATGGAGAACAATTTCAAGCCCGTCGTTGGGCACCGTTTTCAGTTCCGCGCACAGCCGTTCAACGGTTGGGACGGGATAATTGAGGGCGAAGTGCTGGTTGTCGAACCGCCGACCCGGTTATCCTATACCTGGGCCAGCGGCGGGGAAGAACACAAGATCGTCTGGACGCTGCAGGACTTGGGGGACGGGAGAGTCAATCTCCATCTCGAACAGACCGGGTTTTCCCAGCAGCAAGGTCTGGAAGGGGCCAGGTACGGTTGGGGGAAATGGTGCGGGGAGCTTAAAAAAGTGTTGGAACAAGGATAA
- a CDS encoding ArsR/SmtB family transcription factor: MSGNKPSRDVFDAIADSTRRRIIQLLAEKGELPLHQLTAQFSIGRTAVSKHLKILKEAGLVVDRKAGRETRYRLNALPLKKVQDWVTYYSVFWSANMSRLDQFLKEEEE; the protein is encoded by the coding sequence ATGAGCGGAAATAAGCCGTCACGGGATGTATTTGACGCAATTGCCGATTCAACGAGACGTCGGATTATCCAACTGCTGGCCGAGAAGGGAGAATTGCCGCTTCACCAGTTGACGGCGCAGTTTTCGATAGGCCGGACGGCGGTTTCCAAGCATTTGAAAATATTGAAAGAGGCCGGACTGGTTGTGGACCGGAAAGCGGGCAGAGAGACGCGATATCGTCTCAATGCCTTACCGCTGAAGAAGGTTCAGGATTGGGTGACCTATTACAGCGTGTTCTGGAGTGCCAATATGTCACGTCTGGATCAATTTTTGAAGGAGGAAGAAGAGTGA
- a CDS encoding BglG family transcription antiterminator, with protein MRMKRGHYVVDRSLNNNVLVVRSPDGEEEILIGRGLGFGARRGNPIDPEDPRIEKRFTLANPDNRAKFKQLFTVVSDEVIGVAEEIIAHATPLLGPLHEHIHVALPDHIGFALKRLKGGLEIDNPFLEEIRFLYPEAWGPAADAAKLMEKRFGVKIPDSEIGFLTLHLQAARERGKWSETIRVTEGVRAAVQEMERQLNRSLPRESLDYVRFVTHVRFAVQRALTAQPIVNPLIRAIRERLPESFRRAQAVADRLEDRLHIKLPEDEVAYLAMHVARFTGERDASGTPE; from the coding sequence ATGAGAATGAAACGGGGCCATTATGTGGTGGATCGTTCGCTCAACAACAACGTGCTGGTGGTGCGGTCGCCGGACGGGGAGGAAGAGATTCTCATCGGCCGGGGATTGGGCTTCGGCGCGCGGCGCGGAAATCCGATCGACCCGGAGGACCCTCGGATCGAAAAGCGGTTTACCCTGGCCAATCCGGACAATCGCGCCAAATTTAAGCAGCTTTTCACTGTGGTCAGCGACGAGGTGATCGGCGTCGCCGAGGAGATCATCGCCCACGCCACACCGCTGCTGGGCCCCCTGCACGAACACATCCACGTTGCATTGCCGGATCACATCGGCTTCGCCCTCAAACGCCTCAAAGGCGGGCTGGAAATCGACAACCCCTTTCTCGAGGAAATCCGGTTCCTGTATCCCGAGGCCTGGGGTCCTGCCGCCGACGCTGCCAAGCTGATGGAAAAGCGCTTCGGCGTCAAGATCCCCGATTCGGAAATCGGATTCTTGACCCTGCACCTCCAGGCCGCCCGGGAGCGGGGAAAATGGTCGGAAACCATCCGCGTCACGGAAGGCGTGCGTGCGGCGGTTCAGGAGATGGAACGCCAATTGAATCGGTCCCTCCCCAGAGAATCCCTGGATTACGTCCGTTTCGTCACTCATGTACGGTTTGCCGTTCAACGCGCCCTCACCGCTCAGCCCATCGTCAATCCGCTGATCCGCGCCATCCGGGAGCGCCTTCCCGAAAGCTTCCGACGGGCGCAAGCGGTGGCCGACAGGCTGGAAGACAGGCTTCACATCAAACTCCCGGAAGATGAAGTGGCCTACCTGGCCATGCACGTGGCGCGATTCACGGGAGAACGGGATGCTTCCGGAACTCCTGAGTGA
- a CDS encoding response regulator transcription factor codes for MARILVVDDDAHIRELVNHFLSLEGFEVHEAADGKEALGLLETVSVDLVIMDIMMPEMDGWELCRELRDVGDVPILMLTAKGETRQKVKGFELGADDYLVKPFDPLELVARVKALLKRYRIATSQTVQIGPLSLNRKTYECRMGDREIALPPKEFELLFKLASYPGKTFTRDELIEQIWGYDYEGDERTVDVHIKRLRERFAHPDAPFLIRTIRGLGYRLEACR; via the coding sequence ATGGCGCGAATCCTGGTCGTCGACGATGACGCACATATCCGGGAACTGGTGAATCATTTTTTGAGCCTTGAGGGCTTTGAGGTCCACGAGGCGGCCGATGGAAAAGAGGCGCTGGGCCTGCTGGAAACGGTGAGCGTGGATTTGGTCATCATGGATATCATGATGCCGGAGATGGACGGGTGGGAGCTCTGCCGGGAACTGCGCGACGTCGGCGACGTGCCGATTCTGATGTTGACGGCCAAGGGGGAGACGAGGCAAAAAGTGAAGGGATTTGAACTCGGGGCGGACGATTATCTCGTCAAACCCTTCGACCCGCTCGAACTGGTCGCCCGGGTCAAAGCCCTGCTCAAACGGTACCGGATCGCCACATCGCAAACCGTGCAGATCGGCCCCTTGTCCTTAAACCGCAAGACGTACGAATGCCGGATGGGAGACCGGGAGATCGCCTTGCCGCCGAAGGAGTTCGAACTGCTCTTCAAGCTGGCCAGCTATCCGGGCAAAACGTTTACGCGGGACGAATTGATCGAACAGATCTGGGGCTACGATTACGAAGGGGATGAACGAACGGTGGACGTGCACATCAAGCGGCTGCGCGAGCGGTTTGCTCATCCGGATGCTCCCTTTTTGATCCGGACGATTCGGGGACTCGGTTACCGGTTGGAGGCCTGCCGATGA
- a CDS encoding DUF5946 family protein — protein MNRFSKCPGCGAELPDRQLPMSDRYLASGECWELYGELTANNMVEMDPFFYHQLCVDAYGAQHSGGPVKPITTVFSLIGLYLAVERGFTGRQVQNAHMKLAKKAGKGAEWPRLEPPERTWEITVSDVVSAEAGNSRKEMIKKWAETVWRSWAHQHDRIRTLCEKWIL, from the coding sequence ATGAATCGTTTCTCGAAATGCCCCGGATGCGGGGCGGAGCTTCCCGATCGGCAATTGCCGATGAGCGACCGTTATCTCGCGAGCGGAGAATGTTGGGAATTGTACGGGGAATTGACCGCAAACAACATGGTGGAAATGGACCCTTTCTTTTATCATCAATTGTGCGTGGATGCCTACGGAGCGCAGCATTCGGGAGGACCCGTCAAACCCATCACCACCGTTTTTTCGCTGATCGGTCTGTACTTGGCCGTCGAGCGCGGATTTACGGGAAGACAAGTACAAAACGCGCACATGAAGCTGGCGAAAAAGGCGGGAAAGGGAGCCGAATGGCCCCGGCTTGAACCGCCGGAGCGGACATGGGAAATCACGGTTTCGGATGTGGTGAGCGCGGAGGCGGGAAACAGCAGAAAGGAAATGATCAAAAAATGGGCGGAGACGGTGTGGAGAAGCTGGGCGCATCAGCACGACCGCATCCGGACCCTGTGCGAGAAGTGGATTTTGTGA
- a CDS encoding ABC transporter permease yields MKSISLPSVNRPLKNRASFSQAVSQTLTMARRSLLKVRRTPEHFSDVTFQPILFTLMFTYIFGGAIAGNVRDYLPIIVPGILIQTLVGAAVASGVQLRDDMDKGVFDRFKAMPIARIAPLAGILLADTVRYAIAAVVTFSAGYLIGYRPEGGLAGVALAAVFAVCCAWALSWIFAFLGVIARDASSLQGISMVVLFPLMFVSNAFVPVETMPGWMRWFAEINPISHMIAAVREMANQGTMGADFTVSLLGAAAIVAIFAPITVRVYMRRA; encoded by the coding sequence ATGAAAAGCATTTCACTTCCGTCCGTCAATCGACCGTTGAAAAATCGTGCAAGCTTTTCCCAGGCAGTAAGTCAAACGCTGACGATGGCCCGTCGCAGTCTGCTGAAAGTTCGGCGCACGCCGGAGCATTTTTCCGACGTCACTTTCCAGCCGATCCTTTTCACCCTGATGTTTACCTACATCTTCGGCGGGGCCATCGCGGGGAATGTGCGGGACTACCTGCCGATCATCGTTCCCGGCATTCTGATCCAGACGTTGGTCGGGGCCGCCGTTGCCTCGGGGGTTCAACTTCGAGATGATATGGACAAGGGCGTGTTTGACCGATTTAAAGCGATGCCGATCGCCCGGATCGCTCCGTTGGCGGGAATCTTGTTGGCCGATACGGTCCGGTACGCCATCGCCGCCGTTGTAACGTTCAGCGCGGGGTATCTCATCGGCTACCGACCGGAAGGAGGCCTTGCCGGCGTGGCGCTCGCGGCCGTTTTCGCCGTCTGCTGCGCGTGGGCCCTCAGCTGGATTTTCGCCTTCCTCGGCGTCATCGCGCGGGATGCCTCCAGTTTGCAGGGGATCTCCATGGTGGTGTTGTTTCCGCTCATGTTTGTCTCCAATGCCTTCGTGCCGGTGGAGACGATGCCCGGCTGGATGCGATGGTTTGCCGAAATCAACCCGATTTCCCACATGATCGCGGCCGTCCGCGAGATGGCCAATCAGGGGACGATGGGCGCCGACTTCACGGTCTCCCTGCTGGGCGCGGCGGCAATCGTCGCGATCTTTGCCCCGATCACGGTCCGCGTGTACATGCGCCGCGCGTAG
- a CDS encoding ATP-binding cassette domain-containing protein — protein sequence MTYEPQTAPKDREWAVEARGLVKSFGTHRAVNGLDLYVQAGTVYGVLGPNGAGKTTTIRMLATLLRPDAGFAKIFGYDVVKEPQRVRQLIGVTGQYASVDESLNAVENLMIFSRLLGLSRKEARRKTGELLEEFGLTEAAKRPLKHFSGGMRRRLDLAASLIARPPLLFLDEPTTGLDPRTRNQMWETIRRLVKTGTTVLLTTQYLQEADELADRIAVIDHGRVVAEGTPDELKTSVGRSSLQIKPRHPGEIETARRIIERVLRVPSTVSPETGNITAPMADASQVTDLLIALRREEIRLTEISVQKPTLDEVFLAITGREAGISAEEFGVAREEKMG from the coding sequence ATGACATATGAACCGCAAACCGCGCCGAAGGACCGGGAATGGGCCGTGGAAGCGCGCGGATTGGTGAAAAGCTTTGGCACCCACCGGGCGGTGAACGGTCTCGATTTGTACGTGCAGGCGGGCACCGTCTACGGAGTGCTGGGCCCCAACGGGGCCGGCAAGACAACGACCATCCGGATGCTGGCCACGTTGTTGCGCCCGGACGCCGGCTTTGCCAAGATTTTCGGTTACGATGTCGTGAAAGAGCCGCAAAGGGTCCGGCAGTTGATCGGTGTCACCGGCCAATACGCATCCGTCGACGAATCGCTTAATGCGGTGGAAAATCTGATGATCTTTTCCAGACTTCTGGGGCTGAGCCGAAAAGAGGCGCGGCGAAAAACCGGCGAACTGTTGGAGGAGTTCGGCCTGACGGAAGCGGCAAAGCGCCCGTTGAAGCACTTCTCGGGCGGTATGCGCCGGCGCCTGGATCTCGCCGCCAGCCTCATCGCCCGGCCGCCCCTCCTCTTTCTGGACGAACCGACCACCGGTCTCGATCCGCGCACGCGCAATCAAATGTGGGAGACGATTCGCCGCCTGGTGAAAACGGGAACGACGGTGCTGCTGACGACCCAATATTTGCAGGAAGCGGATGAACTGGCGGATCGAATTGCCGTGATCGATCACGGCCGGGTTGTTGCGGAAGGGACACCCGATGAACTGAAGACCTCCGTCGGCCGGTCGTCCTTGCAGATCAAGCCGCGGCATCCCGGGGAGATCGAAACGGCAAGGCGCATCATCGAGCGGGTTCTCCGTGTCCCGTCGACGGTGTCCCCGGAAACCGGGAACATCACGGCTCCGATGGCCGATGCGTCCCAGGTGACGGACCTGCTCATCGCCTTGCGCCGGGAGGAAATTCGCCTGACGGAGATCAGCGTGCAAAAACCCACCTTGGATGAGGTCTTCCTGGCCATCACCGGCCGGGAGGCGGGAATAAGCGCAGAAGAATTTGGTGTTGCGAGGGAGGAAAAAATGGGATGA